From Deltaproteobacteria bacterium, the proteins below share one genomic window:
- a CDS encoding FAD-dependent oxidoreductase, giving the protein MNEPSGAGSRSEVLIVGAGVCGLTLAYQLGKQGRRVTVLEREPVVGGLARSFRYPEGSFDVGPHRFHTHNQRIRDLILEVLGDDALTIPRLSMVHFRGHYYRWPIHPSVHLLRFPLPIMLGIAFDLVFRLYRRHPPRTFREYVLNMYGKTLYREFFRDYSEKFLGITPEETDADWAKTGIDRAIIDERLKINTLWELLRSIFVRPSDVETKFVYARGGTGGYCDKLRVLIERKGGRVLTGRAVTGLETEDGRIRAMMCGDERHEADRFVWTAPITLLADRIGVDLADAPGPGLRYLDIVFFNIVTKSRCGPDFQWCYFGEKGISFNRVSRPEDFDPGIFARGHGLCVEVSAPMGRDVWQNQDELLPRITSDLIRVGLLRSPGDVEAVHIERVPECYPIYEAGYRARLKWVRERLGRFANLTTAGRTGMYWYNNMDHSIGLAMKLAKDDLATVPPGEDPQTV; this is encoded by the coding sequence ATGAACGAACCGTCCGGTGCCGGATCGCGATCCGAGGTCCTGATCGTCGGCGCGGGCGTGTGCGGACTCACCCTGGCTTATCAACTGGGCAAGCAGGGACGCCGCGTAACCGTGCTCGAACGCGAGCCGGTCGTCGGTGGGCTGGCGAGAAGCTTTCGCTACCCCGAAGGCTCGTTCGACGTCGGTCCGCATCGCTTCCACACGCACAATCAGCGCATCCGCGATCTCATCCTCGAGGTGCTCGGCGACGATGCGCTCACGATCCCGCGCCTGTCGATGGTGCATTTCCGCGGGCACTATTACCGCTGGCCGATCCACCCGAGCGTGCACCTGCTGCGTTTTCCGCTGCCGATCATGCTCGGCATCGCGTTCGATCTGGTTTTTCGGCTCTATCGCCGCCATCCCCCGCGCACGTTCCGCGAATACGTGCTCAACATGTACGGCAAGACGCTCTACCGGGAGTTTTTCCGCGACTATTCGGAAAAGTTTCTCGGCATCACGCCCGAGGAGACCGACGCCGACTGGGCCAAGACCGGCATCGACCGGGCTATCATCGACGAGCGGCTGAAGATCAACACGCTCTGGGAACTGCTCCGATCGATTTTCGTGCGTCCGAGCGACGTCGAGACGAAGTTCGTGTACGCGCGCGGCGGTACGGGTGGCTACTGCGACAAGCTGCGCGTGCTGATCGAACGGAAGGGCGGGCGCGTGCTCACGGGGCGCGCCGTGACGGGGTTGGAGACCGAGGACGGTCGTATTCGCGCGATGATGTGCGGCGACGAACGCCACGAGGCCGATCGGTTCGTTTGGACGGCGCCGATCACGCTGCTCGCGGATCGAATTGGCGTTGATCTCGCGGACGCGCCGGGTCCGGGGCTGCGTTATCTCGACATTGTGTTCTTCAACATCGTGACGAAATCCCGCTGCGGACCCGATTTCCAGTGGTGCTATTTCGGCGAGAAGGGCATCTCCTTCAATCGCGTCTCGCGGCCCGAGGACTTCGACCCCGGCATCTTCGCGCGAGGTCACGGCCTGTGCGTCGAGGTTTCCGCGCCGATGGGGCGGGATGTTTGGCAAAACCAGGACGAATTGCTTCCGCGGATCACGAGCGACCTGATCCGGGTCGGTCTGCTGCGTTCGCCAGGTGACGTCGAGGCCGTGCACATCGAGCGCGTCCCGGAGTGCTATCCCATCTACGAGGCGGGCTATCGGGCGCGGCTCAAATGGGTGCGCGAGCGGCTCGGGCGTTTTGCCAACCTGACGACCGCCGGGCGAACCGGCATGTACTGGTACAACAACATGGACCACTCGATCGGACTGGCGATGAAGCTCGCCAAGGACGACCTCGCCACGGTGCCTCCCGGCGAGGACCCGCAAACCGTCTGA